GATGACGCGGCCATCCGGTAGGGCCGTCACGAGTATCACGCCTGCCGAATCACTCAACGTGGCTGTTTGGGAACTGCCTGAGTGAATCGCTGAGCTCCGGAGAGCTTTTATGCGGGTGTGGACGGACGCTACCGTTGCATCTTTGCGTTTCTGGCCAGCGAGCGACAGTGATGTAATCGCGAGCACGACACC
Above is a window of Gemmatimonadota bacterium DNA encoding:
- a CDS encoding prepilin-type N-terminal cleavage/methylation domain-containing protein, producing the protein MTRTSSHRAGVTLIELIVTIVIIGVVLAITSLSLAGQKRKDATVASVHTRIKALRSSAIHSGSSQTATLSDSAGVILVTALPDGRVISDPPNIDRVAGSRGTIDVP